Within the Pengzhenrongella sicca genome, the region CCGCGGTGGTCTCGCGGTCGGCGACGTAGCGGCGCACGACGCGCTCGACGTACTCGGCTGTGCCCTCCGCGGTGACCTTGAGGCCGCGCACGGTGCGCCCGAGGCCGGCCTCGTCGCGGTCCGCCGAGGCGAGCCCGCCGCCCAGGTGCACCTGGTAGCCGGGCACCTGCGCGCCGTCGTCGTCCATGACCAGCTGGCCCTTGAGGCCGATGTCCGCGGTCTGGATGCGCGCGCACGAGTTCGGGCACCCGTTGATGTGCAGGCTGATCGGGGTGAGCTGGGACAGGTCCCCGAGCCGCGCCTCGAGCGAGTCGATCGCGCGCATCGCCGGGACCTTGGTCTCGACGATCGCGAGCTTGCAGAACTCGATGCCGGTGCACGCGATCGTCGACTGCCGGAACGGGCTCGGCTCGGCCTCGAGCCCGTGCGCTCGCAGCCCCGTGACGACGGCGGCGACCTGGTCGGCGGGCACGTCCAGGACGAGGAGCTTCTGGTAGGGCGTCAGGCGGACGCGGTGCGAGCCGGCGGCGTCGGCGAGGTCGGCGACCGCGGTGAGGTCCGGGCCGGAGACGCGGCCGACGTAAGGCGCGGCCCCGATGTAGAACCGGCCGTCCTTCTGCGCGTGCACCCCGACGTGGTCGCCCGAGCGCGTCGGCCGCGGCGGCGGGGGACCGTCCGGCAGCTCGTACCCGAGGAACTCGTCCTGCAGGATCTGCCGGAACTTCGCGGTGCCCCAGTCGGCGAGGAGGAACTTCAGCCGGGCCTTGTTGCGCAGCCGCCGGTAGCCGTAGTCGCGGAACAGCGCCGTGACGGCGGCCCAGACGTCGGGCACCTGCTCCTCGCGCACGAACGCGCCCAGGCGTTCGCCCAGTCGGGGTGCGACGCTCAACGCGCCCGCGACCCACAGGTCGAAGCCGGGGCCGAGCTCGGGGTGCACGATCCCGACGAACGCGACGTCGTTGATCTGGTGCACGACGTCCTGGCTCGGGTGGCCCGTCACGGCGGTCTTGAACTTGCGCGGCAGGTTCGACAGCTCGAGGTCGCCGAGATACCGGCGGGCGATCTCGTGGATCGCCCAGGTCGGGTCGAGAATCTCGTCGGCGGCGATCCCCGCGACCGGGCTGCCCAGGATCACGCGGGGAACGTCGCCGCACGCCTCGGTGGTGCTCAGGCCGACGGCCTCGAGGCGGCGCCAGATCTCGGGCACGTCCTCGACCCGGATCCAGTGCAGCTGGATGTTCTGCCGGTCGGTGATGTCGGCGGTGCCGCGGCCGAACTCGGTCGAGATCGCCCCGATCGTGCGCAGCTGCTCGGTGGTCAGCGCGCCGCCGTCGATCCGGACCCGAAGCATGAAATACCGGTCCTCGAGCTCGTGCGGCTCGAGCGTCGCGGTCCGCCCGCCGTCGATCCCCGGCTTGCGCTGCGTGTACAGGCCCCACCAGCGGAACCGGCCGTGCAGGTCCTCGTCCGTGATCGAGTCGAAGCCGCCCGCGGCGTAGACGTTCTCGATCCGGTCCCGGACGTTCAGGCCGTTGTCGGCGGCCTTCATCTCCTCGTTCGCGTTCAGCGGGGCCCGGCCGTCGACCGCCCACTGGCCGTTGGGGCGGGACGCGCGGGCCGCCGTCCGGGCAGCGGGGGTGACGGTCATGGTGCTCCTGAGGTCTGGGGCGGGTGGCCGGCGGCGGCGGGGCGGCCAGGCGGCGGTGCGGGTTCAGGCGGCGCTCAGGGCGAGCGGTGGCTGAGTCGGCTCAGCGGACGGGGAGCTGTCGATCCGATGCTGCGCGGGCAGGCAGGCGCCGCGGCGTCGAGCGCCTGGTCAGGGCGCGTCAGGTGAGGTCAGCGACAACAACACGCCGGGCACCCGAAGGTGCTCGCGGCGGCGGCGCGGGGCGCGCTGAGTCGGCTGGTCACATGGCGAGGCTACGGCCGGATCTCACCTGGTGTCCACGGCTGCCCAGCCCGTGGGATGCGGTGGCCTAGGTTGAGGCCTGTGAACATCCTCTTCGACTGTGTCCTCGTGCTGCACCTGATCGGGTGGGCGATCGTCCTCGGCGGAACGCTGACCAGCCTGCGCGCGCCCCGCATCGCCCCCGGAGTGCTGCACGGCGCGCTGACCGCGCTCGTGACCGGCGTCGTGCTGGTCGCGCTCAAGCAGGGCGGGGCGGGTCACGGGGACGTCAGCCTCGCGAAGATGGGCGTCAAGCTCGCGATCACGCTCGTGATCACGGGCCTCGTCGTCGTCGGCACCCGCAGCCCCGAGCCCGTGAGCCGCCGGCTGGTGGGCGCGATCGCGGGCCTGACCGTGGTGAACGTGGCGATCGCCGTCGCCTGGTGAACGCCGCCGGCGAGGTCATCATCGGGATCGTCCTGCTGGTCGGTCTGTTCGGCGTCGTCGTCCAGATCCTGCCCGGCGGCCTGCTCGTGCTGGGCGCGATCGCCGTCTGGGCCGTCCTGACCGGGACGGGCTGGGCGTGGGCCGTGCTCGGGCTCGCGGTCGCCGCGACCGCGGTCGCGGGCGTCGGCAAGTACCTGCTCGCCGGGCGACACCTGCGCGGCGCGGGCGTGCCGACGTCGACGCTCGTGTGGGGCGGGATCGCCGGCGTCGTCGGCTTCTTCGTCGTGCCGGTGGTCGGGCTGCCGCTGGGCTTCGTGCTCGGCGTCTTCGGTGCGGAGCTCGCGCGCCTGCGCGATCAGCGCGTGGCGTGGACCGCCACCGTCGCGGCCCTGCGCGCGACGGGCATCACGATCCTGGTCGAGCTGGCGGGCGCGCTGATCTCCAGCGCGGCGTGGCTCGCGGTGGTCCTGCTCACCTGACGCGGCCTCACCTGATACGGCGGCCTCGCGCGCCGGTTCGACGGGGGGTTCGCTCTCGCGCTGCGGACTCGGCAACGGGCGGATATTGTCGCGTGTGCAGCGGCGCCGGGTGAATTCTCGGCGGACCGCGCGGGAAATTTCCGACCGGCCATGAAGGGAACACATTGCGCTCTCGCCCGTACCTGACGAACGCGCATATGAATAAGGCCGAACGGGTGAACTTAGCCTCGGATCTCGATCGTCGCGACGGCGCCCGCCGTCAGCCCCCACCGCGCGAAGCTGCCGCGCGGCGCCTCCACGACGGCATCGCCGCCGCGGTGCGGCCTCGTCATGCCGAACGGCCGGAGCACCTTCGTGACCAGCACCGTTCCCCGCGAGTCGAGCACGGCGACGTCGATGGACACCAGCATCCCCACGCCGTGCACCGAGTTCGCCGGCCGCAGGAGCAGGGCGTCCGGCAGCACGCGGCGGCCGATCAGGCCGCGCAGGCGGGCCGCGTAGGTCTGCGCGACCAGAATCGGCGCGACGACGGCGCCGTCCACTAGAAGGTCGTGCGGCGGCGGTGGAAATGCCCCGTTTTGTGGAATCGGCATCTTTTGCCTCGGCTATAGTTTGGTGAAACCCGGCTGAAGGTCAGCGGAAAACTGCGTCGCCAGCATGTGCTGTCGTCCTCTTGATCTCGTCGGAAGGTGCGTGCTCACGTGCAGCATGGTGTCATCGGTGCCCTGGTCACCCCGACCGCCGCCGCGGGTGAGCTCGTCGCCGGCCGCGGCGTCGTCCTCGCCGACCCGCACAGCGTCGACGGGCTGTGGTCCGTCGTCGATGCCGACGTGACCCATTGTGTCCTGCTCGGCGAGCGCCAGCACGAGTCGCTGGTGCGCCGCCATGCCGCCCTGCTGAGCGATCGCGGCGTCGCCGTCGCCTGGCGGGTCGTGCCGCACGGACCGGCGGCCGTCGTCGCCATCGCCCTCGAGGCGGCGACGCAGCAGCTCGACGCGGGCCAGGTGCCCGAGTATCTCGGCGAGCTCGCCGCGCGCACGTGGAGCGGCGCGTGGATGCCGAGCGTCGCGAAGCTCGAGAAGCCGGCCCCGAGCGTCCTGCAGCACCTGCGCTCGCTCGCCCCCGGGGGTAACGGCTTCCTCGTCAGCCTCTCGGGCGACGCCGACGTCGTCGCCGTCGGCACGGCGACCAACCCGCGCACGCGCGGCTACCGCTGCACGTCCGTGATCAGCGTCAGCGCCGCGATGCCCGAGCCGGCCCTGCGCGACGTGCTCACTCTCTGCGGGGCGGGGGAGCGCATCGTCGTCCCCGCGCTGAGCTTTGACCCGCGCGAGCGTTTCGGCTCGGCCAAAGCGATCGAGATGGTCGCGCTGCCCGTCGGCAACGAGATCCCGATGCCGCTCGCCGACTCGCTGCCGCGCTGCGTCGTGTGCGCCGCCGTCGTCCCCGCCGAGTTCTGCAGCTTCTGCCATGTCCGCCTCGTGCGCGACCCCCTCGAGCACTCAGGAGTCCAGTAGTGAATCCCCGTCAGCGCCGTGGGGTGCTCTTCATCCTCCTGTCCGCCGTGCTCGCCGTGGTGGTCTTCTTCGTCGTCGTCAGCTACGTCGCCAATGTCGCGAGCCGGGTGGGATCACTGGTCACGGTGTACCGCGCGGCGGGGCCTGTCGCGGCCTACGCGCCGCTCGACGAGAACTCGATCGTCGCCGACGAGGTGCCCGCGCGGTGGCTCGCCGACGTGGACCGGCTCACCGAGGACGACCTGATCGGCCGCAGCGTGGCCGTGAACCTCGAAGAGGGCACGATGCTCACCGCCGACATGCTGGTCCCGGCCAGCGACCTGAGCCCCACCGAGCGCGAGATCGCGGTCAACGTGGACTCGGTCACCGGCCTCGCCGGCCGCATCGAGACCGGCGACTACGTCGACATCTATGCGGTGTTCGCGGACGTGCCCGGCCTGCCCAAGCAGGTCCGGGTCCTGGTGCGCAACGTGCGGATCGTGTCGGTGCGGGGCGAGCAGACGACGGTGGACGAGGACGCCACGACCGGGCAGCAGACCGTCATCCCGGTGACGCTCGCGCTCGAGCCGAACGACGCGCTCTCGGTCACCTACGCGAGCGCGTTCGCGGCCGAGGTCCGGCTCGTCGGCCTGCCGACGGGCACGGGCGAGGACCGCACGGGCGAGCAGGGCGAGTTCGACGCCGAGGACCTCGGCGGGCAAGCAATCCCCGAGGGAGGGAACTGACATGGCCGGAATCGTCGTCATCGGTTGCGCCGACCAGTCACTGGCCTACGAGCTCCGCTCGCAGCTCGCGGAGGCGGCGGAGGTCGAGGTCGTCGGGGTCGCGGAGACCACGGCCGAGCTCACCGCGCTGGTGATCCAGCACGACCCCAACCTGATCCTGGTCCACGACCAGCTCGGCCCCGAGCCGGTGCACCAGGTCGTGCGCGACCTCAGCCTGCGCCGGCCCGCCGCGGTCTCGATCGTCGTCTCGAGCGACAACGAGGCCGAGGCGATCGGCGCCGCGATGGACGCCGGCGCGCGCGGGGTGCTCGCGTACCCGCTGACGTTCGCGGACGTCCAGGTGCGCGTCGTGAACGCGCTCGAGTGGTCGCGGCACATGATGGCGCTGCTCGCGAACGCGGGACCGGCCGAGACCGGCGCTCGCGGGCGGGCCACCGTCGTGGCGGTGACCGGCTCGAAGGGTGGGGTCGGCACGACGACCGTCGCGACCCACCTCGCCTGGGACATCCGCCGCGAGCTCCCCTCGCACAAGGTGCTCCTGGTCGACCTCGACCTCGAGAAGGGGGACGTGACCAGCCTGATCGAGGCCCGGTACCGCACCTCGATCGCCGACCTCGCGAAGGTCTCGCAGGACCTGTCCGTGCGCACCGTCGCCGACGCCGTGTTCGAGCACGAGTCGGGCCTGCACCTGCTGCTGCCCCCGGCCGACGTGCGCGACGTCGAGTGGGTCACCCCCGCCGCGGTCCGCCAGATCGTCGCGCTCCTGCGCCAGCAGTACGACCTCGTCGTTATCGACGTCGGCGCGCACGTCACCCCCGTGCAGGCCGCCGTCGTCGAGATCGCCGACGAGGTGATCTCGGTGGTCACCCCCGACCTGATCAGCCTGCGCGCGCTGCGCCGGAACCTCGGGTGGTGGGACTCGCTCGCCGTGCGCAAGCCCGAAGGCGTCCACGTGCTGCTCAACAAGCACTCCCGCCTCGACGAGGTGCAACCCGAGACGATGCGCCGCCTGTCGCCGAGCGGGCTCATGCAGACGGTGCTGCCGGACATGGTGCGCCGGCTCGAGACCGCCGCCAACTCCCGTTCGCCCGAGCTCGTCTCCGAGGCCGCGTGGTGGAAGGGCCTGCGGGCGCTCGGTCGCGAGCTCGGCGTCGTGCGTAGCCCCGCGGCGGCGAAGTCGGCCGAGCCGGTCCTGGCGCCCGCGACGGTGCCGCCGGCCCAGCCCAGCCAGCACGCGCAGCACCCGTTGGCCGAGGCCCAGGCCGAGGTTCCGGTGGCGCCGAGCCGGCGGGACAACAGGTCCACGCGGCGCGAGGCACGCGAGCGCGGCTCGGCCTCCGTCGAGCTGCTCGGCGTGTTCCCGTGGGTCATCGTGCTCGTCCTGATCATGTGGCAGCTCGGCGTGGCCGGCATGACGTTCGTCTGGACCGGCTACGCGGCCTCGGCGGCGGCGCGCTCGGTCGCGCTGAACGAGACCTCCGCGGAGGTGACTGCGGCGGCGCGCGAGCGCATGCCCTCCGGCATGCGCTCGGACTTCACGGTCTGGGTCGACCCCGCCGACGAGTCGCGGGTCACGGTCACCTCGCACGTGCCGCTGGTCGCGCCGGGGATCCTGAGCACGCCCTGGACCGTCGAGATCGACCGCTTCGTGGTGGTCGAGCCGTGAGGCGTCTGCGCCGCGAGGACCGCGGCTCCGCAGCGCTCGAGGTCGTCGGTGTCCTGCCGGTCGTCGCCATCGTCCTGCTCGCGCTCCTGCAGGGCATCGCCGCGGCGTACGCCACGCACGCGACGAACCAGGCCGTGCGCGACGGCGCCCGCGCGCTCAGCCTCGGCAGCTCGGCCGCGGATGCCGAGCTCGCGGTTACGCGCTCCCTGCCGAGCGGCCTGGCCGTCGAGCACTTCACCGTCGTCGCCGGGGGTGACGGGGTCCGGCTCGAGGTCCGCGTCCCCCGGATCGGCGTGTTCCCCCAGCTGACGGTGGACCGCACCGCGATCATGCCGGACCTCGCGCCGTGAGGGGCTTCAGCGACTGGACCGAGGCCGGCAAGGACCGCGTCGAGGCCACGGTCCCCGCGGTCGCCACCGTGACCGAGCTGGACGAGGTCCTCGTGACCTCGTTCAAGCGGAAGCTGCTCGACGAGGTCGACCTGCACGAGCTCGGGCGGCTCGACCCGGGCCAGCGCCGCATCCGGCTGGAGCGCGTCGTCGCGCACCTGGTCTCGACCGAGGGCATCATCCTCACGACGCGCGAGCGCAACGCGCTGATCAGGCGCGTCGTGGACGAGTCCATCGGCCTGGGCGTGCTGGAGCCGCTGCTCGCCGACGAGTCGGTCAGCGAGATCATGATCAACGGCCACGAGACGATCTACGTCGAGCGCTTCGGCATGATCGAGAAAGTCGCCGCCAGCTTCGCGTCCGAGGAGCAGCTGCGCCAGACGATCGACCGCATCGTCTCGACCGTGAACCGGCGGGTCGACGAGTCGAGCCCCATGGTCGACGCGCGGCTGCCCGCCGACGACCGCATGCCGCGCGGTGCGCGCGTCCACGTCGTGCTGCCGCCGCTCGTGCTCAACGGCCCGACGGTCACGATCCGGCTGTTCCCGAAGGCCTACGGGCTCGACGAGCTGCTGACCCGGGGGAGCCTCGACCAGGCGACCGCGACGCTGATCGCCGCGTGCGTGCGGGCCCGGCTCAACATCATCGTCTCGGGCGGGACGGCGTCGGGGAAGACGACGATGCTCAACGCGCTGTCGGCCTTCATCCAGGGCCGCCAGCGCATCATCACGATCGAGGACGCCGCCGAGCTGTCCCTGTCGCAGGAGCACGTCGTGCGGCTCGAGACGCGACCCGCGAACGTCGAGGGCAGCGGCGCGGTCACGATCCGGGACCTGGTGCGCAACGCGCTGCGCATGCGCCCCGACCGCATCATCGTCGGCGAGGTCCGCGGCGGCGAGGCGCTCGACATGCTGCAGGCCATGAACACCGGGCATGAGGGCTCGCTGGCCACGGTGCACGCGAACTCCACGATCGACGCCCTGACCCGGCTCGAGGTGCTGGCCTCGATGAGTGACGTGGCGATCCCGTTCACCGCTCTGCGGGATCAGGTCAACGGCGCGATCGACATCGTCGTGCAGCTGCTGCGCGGCTCCGACGGGACGCGTCGGGTCGTGGAGGTCGCCTTCGTGTCGTCCAGGCACGACGACGACTTCCAGCTCGACCCGCTCATGCGCTGGGACCCCGAGGCCGTGAACGAGACCGGCCCGCCCGGACGCTTCATCCAGTTCCCGATCCCGGCGGCGCTGAGCACGAAGCTGCGCCTGGCGGGCGAGCTCGCCGCCCTGCCCGAGCCCGGGCCGACGCTGTGACCCTCCTGCTGGTCCTCGCTGGGGTCTTCGCGGCGTCGACCTTCTTCGTCGCGGGGGTGCGCGACCTCGCGCTCGTCACGTCGCGCCGGCGGTCGCTCGTGCTCGGCATGGCCGCCGACCTCGAGGGCGGCGACGGCACGGCGATCGAGCGGTGGGACCGCTCGTTCCGCGCCACGAGGCCGGGCCGCTGGGTGCAGCGCCAGCTCGTGCTGGCGGGGGAGGAGGAGCGCTCCGCCGTCCTCGTCGTCGCGGTCGCGCTCGGCGGCGGGGTCGTCGTCGGGTACATCCTCGCGATCGGCCTCGCGCCGGTCTTCGGCCTCCTCGGCATCGCCGCCGTCGTCGTCGGCGCGCGCGCCTACCTCGGGCGCGCGAAGGACCGCCGCAACGAGCAGTTCATCGCCCAGATGCCCGAGCTCGCCCGCGTCCTGTCCAACGCCACCAGTGCCGGCCTGTCCATCGCGGCGGCCGTCGGCATCGCCGCCACCGAGATGTCCGCGCCGGCGGGGCCCGAGCTCGGCCGGGTCGAGAGCCGCATGCGGTTCGGGGACAGCCTCGACACGGCGATGTCGGGACTGGAGGACCGCCTGCCCTCGCGCGAGGTCTCCGTGCTGGTCTCGACCCTGCTCGTCAGCGCGCGCTCGGGCGGCTCGCTCGTCACCTCGTTGCGCGACATCGCGGACACCCTGGACGAGCGCAAGGAGGTCCGGCGCGAGGTGCGCACGACCCTCGCCCAGTCGACCGCGACCGGGTACATCGTCATCGTGATGGGCTTCGCGCTGCTGTTCCTGCTCAACTTCATCCAGCCGGGCACGGTGGAGGCGATGCTGGCGGAGTGGGTCGGGCGCGGGGCGCTCATCGTTGGCGCGTCCCTGTTCGCGGGCGGCTTCCTCCTCATCCGCAGGCTGACGAGGTTCGACGGATGAGCGGGCTCGTCGCGCTCGCCACCGCGGTGGTCGCCGCGCTCGCCACCGCGCTGTTCCTCTACGGTTACCGCCAGATGCGCTCCGACGCCATGGGCCGGCTCGCGGTCGAGGACCTCGCGCTGCTGCGCGGTCAGCAGCGCCGCAAGGCCGAGGGCGAGTCGCCGCTCCAGCGCCTCGCGCGCCGCTTCGTCCCCGGCATGCGCCGCCGGCTCGGCCCGCGCCGGATCGCCGGCCTGCAGCGCCGGATCGACGAGGCCGGGCGCCCGGACGGGCTGACGGTGGACGGCTACCTGGAGCGCACGGCGTGGTGGGCCCTGCTCGTGGTCCTCGCCGCCGTGCTCTTCCTCCTGCAGGGCAACGTCATCGCCGTGCTGCTGTGCGTCGCGGTCCCAGTGATCCTGCCGCTCAGCCGCCTCGCCGCCGCGCAGCGCACGCGCCGCGAGCGCATCGACCGCGACCTGCCGGACTTCCTCGACGTGCTCGCGGTCACGGTGATGGCTGGCGTCAGCTTCCGCGCCGCCCTGGCCCGGGTCGCGGAGCGGTTCGAGGGTCCGCTCGCGGACGAGATCACGCTCACGCTCGAGCAGATCGCCAACGGCGCGTCGGTGCGGGAGTCCTTCACCAACCTGCGCGGGCGCAGCTCATCCGAGCCGGTCGCGCAGTTCGTCTCGGCCCTGCTCCAGTCCCAGGAGCTCGGCGCGCCGCTCGCGGAGTCGCTCAAGCAGATCGCCGAAGACATGCGCCGCGACAGCGCCCAGCGGCAGCGGCGCGCAGCGGCGACGACGGCCCCGAAGGTCACGCTGGTGACCTCCCTGGTGCTCGTGCCCGGCGCCCTGATCTTCGTCATCGTCGGCCTGTACCTCGGCGCGGACGTCGATCTCGGCGCCCTGCTCGGCGCCGCGGGATGAGCCCATCTCCGCGGCACTTCGCCCACCGCGTCGTCGGCGTGGCGCTCATCGTCCGGCTGGTGGCGATCACCGTCGCGACGTTCACCCTGGTCGGCGAGACGATGACCGCGCCGATCCTCTTTTCGACCGTCGCCCTCGGCGCGTCGGGACTGCTCGGGCTCGCCTACCCGGCCGTGCTGGACTTCGTCGTACGTCATCCGCTCGCGCTGATCGTCGACATCCTCGTGACGCTCGCCGTGGTCGCGACGCTCGGGGTCGAGAGCCCGTTCGTGCTCGCCACCTTCTCGACCGCGCTCATCGTCGGAGTCCTCTTCGAGCGGCGGACGGCGGTCGCGGCGGCCGTGGTGCTCGTGGCCGGGTACCTGCTGGCCGCGCGCGTCGAGGTGCTGCCCGACCGAGGATTCATGGTCGCGGTCGGCGTCCCGGTCCTGTACGTGTGCCTGGTCGCGATCGGGTCGGTCGTGCAGACCGCGCACGAGCAGCAGGCGTCGGCCGCGCGCGAGATCGCGCTCGCGCGCGAGAGCGCCGCGTCCGCGGACGAGCGCGCCCGGCTGGCGCGCGAGATGCACGACTCGCTCGGCAAAACCCTGCTCGGCATCGCGCTCGCGGCCGACGCGCTGCCGATGTGGGTCGAGCGCGACCCGGCCGTCGCGCTCGTGGAGGCGCGCGGGCTCGCCGGCGGAGCGCGGCAGGCGGCCGATGAGGCGCGGCGGCTGCTGGTCCGCATGCGGGTGGACCAGCCCGACCGACCGCTCGTCGAGGTGCTCGCCAGCGTGTGCCAGCAGTGGCAGGCTCACCACGGCATCCCGTGCCGGTTCACCTGCGCCGGCGCCGTCGACCTGTCGACCGACGCCCGCTACGAGATCCTCGCGATCATCGGCGAGGCGCTTGAGAACGTCGCCCGGCATGCCCGGGCGAGCGTCGTTGACGTCGCGGTCCACGGCGGTGCCGACGGCGCCGTGCTCCTGTCGGTGCAGGACGACGGCCAGGGCTTCGTGCCGCAGTCCGACGGGACGAGCCCGCGCGGCCACTTCGGCCTCACCGGCATGCAAGAGCGCGCGCAGGTCGCCGGCGCGTCCGTGACGATCCGCACCGGGGTCGGCGGCGGCACCCGCGTGCTCGTGCAGCACCCCGCGCGGCTCGTGCGCCAGATCGCGGACGAGGTCGCGTGACGATCGCCGCCGACGACGCGGCCCAGGCGCCGCCCGCCGCCGACCCGGCCCAGGTGACGGTCGTCGTCGTCGACGACAACGCCGTCATCCGGATGGGCCTGCGCAGCCTGATCGGCGCGTCCGAGCGCATGCGGGTCGTCGGCGAGGCGAGCGACGGTGACGAGGCGATCCGCGTCGTCCGCGAGACCCAGCCCGACGTCACGCTGCTGGACGTGCGCATGCCGCGCCGGGACGGCGTGCAGGTCACGGCGGAGATCCGGGCGTGGACCAAGGTGCTGATGCTGACCTACAGCGAGGCGCCCGAGGTCGTCCGAGCCGCGGTCGAGGCCGGCGCGAGTGGTTACCTCGTGCACGGCCAGTTCGCCGCGCACGAGCTGGAGCGGGCGGTGCTCTCGGTCGCCGAGGGCTCGCTC harbors:
- a CDS encoding nitrite/sulfite reductase, which codes for MTVTPAARTAARASRPNGQWAVDGRAPLNANEEMKAADNGLNVRDRIENVYAAGGFDSITDEDLHGRFRWWGLYTQRKPGIDGGRTATLEPHELEDRYFMLRVRIDGGALTTEQLRTIGAISTEFGRGTADITDRQNIQLHWIRVEDVPEIWRRLEAVGLSTTEACGDVPRVILGSPVAGIAADEILDPTWAIHEIARRYLGDLELSNLPRKFKTAVTGHPSQDVVHQINDVAFVGIVHPELGPGFDLWVAGALSVAPRLGERLGAFVREEQVPDVWAAVTALFRDYGYRRLRNKARLKFLLADWGTAKFRQILQDEFLGYELPDGPPPPRPTRSGDHVGVHAQKDGRFYIGAAPYVGRVSGPDLTAVADLADAAGSHRVRLTPYQKLLVLDVPADQVAAVVTGLRAHGLEAEPSPFRQSTIACTGIEFCKLAIVETKVPAMRAIDSLEARLGDLSQLTPISLHINGCPNSCARIQTADIGLKGQLVMDDDGAQVPGYQVHLGGGLASADRDEAGLGRTVRGLKVTAEGTAEYVERVVRRYVADRETTAAGPETFAAWAHRADEEALQ
- a CDS encoding DUF456 domain-containing protein → MNAAGEVIIGIVLLVGLFGVVVQILPGGLLVLGAIAVWAVLTGTGWAWAVLGLAVAATAVAGVGKYLLAGRHLRGAGVPTSTLVWGGIAGVVGFFVVPVVGLPLGFVLGVFGAELARLRDQRVAWTATVAALRATGITILVELAGALISSAAWLAVVLLT
- a CDS encoding DUF192 domain-containing protein; the encoded protein is MDGAVVAPILVAQTYAARLRGLIGRRVLPDALLLRPANSVHGVGMLVSIDVAVLDSRGTVLVTKVLRPFGMTRPHRGGDAVVEAPRGSFARWGLTAGAVATIEIRG
- the cpaB gene encoding Flp pilus assembly protein CpaB; translation: MNPRQRRGVLFILLSAVLAVVVFFVVVSYVANVASRVGSLVTVYRAAGPVAAYAPLDENSIVADEVPARWLADVDRLTEDDLIGRSVAVNLEEGTMLTADMLVPASDLSPTEREIAVNVDSVTGLAGRIETGDYVDIYAVFADVPGLPKQVRVLVRNVRIVSVRGEQTTVDEDATTGQQTVIPVTLALEPNDALSVTYASAFAAEVRLVGLPTGTGEDRTGEQGEFDAEDLGGQAIPEGGN
- a CDS encoding AAA family ATPase; the protein is MAGIVVIGCADQSLAYELRSQLAEAAEVEVVGVAETTAELTALVIQHDPNLILVHDQLGPEPVHQVVRDLSLRRPAAVSIVVSSDNEAEAIGAAMDAGARGVLAYPLTFADVQVRVVNALEWSRHMMALLANAGPAETGARGRATVVAVTGSKGGVGTTTVATHLAWDIRRELPSHKVLLVDLDLEKGDVTSLIEARYRTSIADLAKVSQDLSVRTVADAVFEHESGLHLLLPPADVRDVEWVTPAAVRQIVALLRQQYDLVVIDVGAHVTPVQAAVVEIADEVISVVTPDLISLRALRRNLGWWDSLAVRKPEGVHVLLNKHSRLDEVQPETMRRLSPSGLMQTVLPDMVRRLETAANSRSPELVSEAAWWKGLRALGRELGVVRSPAAAKSAEPVLAPATVPPAQPSQHAQHPLAEAQAEVPVAPSRRDNRSTRREARERGSASVELLGVFPWVIVLVLIMWQLGVAGMTFVWTGYAASAAARSVALNETSAEVTAAARERMPSGMRSDFTVWVDPADESRVTVTSHVPLVAPGILSTPWTVEIDRFVVVEP
- a CDS encoding TadE/TadG family type IV pilus assembly protein, which gives rise to MRRLRREDRGSAALEVVGVLPVVAIVLLALLQGIAAAYATHATNQAVRDGARALSLGSSAADAELAVTRSLPSGLAVEHFTVVAGGDGVRLEVRVPRIGVFPQLTVDRTAIMPDLAP
- a CDS encoding CpaF family protein, producing MRGFSDWTEAGKDRVEATVPAVATVTELDEVLVTSFKRKLLDEVDLHELGRLDPGQRRIRLERVVAHLVSTEGIILTTRERNALIRRVVDESIGLGVLEPLLADESVSEIMINGHETIYVERFGMIEKVAASFASEEQLRQTIDRIVSTVNRRVDESSPMVDARLPADDRMPRGARVHVVLPPLVLNGPTVTIRLFPKAYGLDELLTRGSLDQATATLIAACVRARLNIIVSGGTASGKTTMLNALSAFIQGRQRIITIEDAAELSLSQEHVVRLETRPANVEGSGAVTIRDLVRNALRMRPDRIIVGEVRGGEALDMLQAMNTGHEGSLATVHANSTIDALTRLEVLASMSDVAIPFTALRDQVNGAIDIVVQLLRGSDGTRRVVEVAFVSSRHDDDFQLDPLMRWDPEAVNETGPPGRFIQFPIPAALSTKLRLAGELAALPEPGPTL
- a CDS encoding type II secretion system F family protein, coding for MTLLLVLAGVFAASTFFVAGVRDLALVTSRRRSLVLGMAADLEGGDGTAIERWDRSFRATRPGRWVQRQLVLAGEEERSAVLVVAVALGGGVVVGYILAIGLAPVFGLLGIAAVVVGARAYLGRAKDRRNEQFIAQMPELARVLSNATSAGLSIAAAVGIAATEMSAPAGPELGRVESRMRFGDSLDTAMSGLEDRLPSREVSVLVSTLLVSARSGGSLVTSLRDIADTLDERKEVRREVRTTLAQSTATGYIVIVMGFALLFLLNFIQPGTVEAMLAEWVGRGALIVGASLFAGGFLLIRRLTRFDG
- a CDS encoding type II secretion system F family protein → MSGLVALATAVVAALATALFLYGYRQMRSDAMGRLAVEDLALLRGQQRRKAEGESPLQRLARRFVPGMRRRLGPRRIAGLQRRIDEAGRPDGLTVDGYLERTAWWALLVVLAAVLFLLQGNVIAVLLCVAVPVILPLSRLAAAQRTRRERIDRDLPDFLDVLAVTVMAGVSFRAALARVAERFEGPLADEITLTLEQIANGASVRESFTNLRGRSSSEPVAQFVSALLQSQELGAPLAESLKQIAEDMRRDSAQRQRRAAATTAPKVTLVTSLVLVPGALIFVIVGLYLGADVDLGALLGAAG
- a CDS encoding sensor histidine kinase translates to MSPSPRHFAHRVVGVALIVRLVAITVATFTLVGETMTAPILFSTVALGASGLLGLAYPAVLDFVVRHPLALIVDILVTLAVVATLGVESPFVLATFSTALIVGVLFERRTAVAAAVVLVAGYLLAARVEVLPDRGFMVAVGVPVLYVCLVAIGSVVQTAHEQQASAAREIALARESAASADERARLAREMHDSLGKTLLGIALAADALPMWVERDPAVALVEARGLAGGARQAADEARRLLVRMRVDQPDRPLVEVLASVCQQWQAHHGIPCRFTCAGAVDLSTDARYEILAIIGEALENVARHARASVVDVAVHGGADGAVLLSVQDDGQGFVPQSDGTSPRGHFGLTGMQERAQVAGASVTIRTGVGGGTRVLVQHPARLVRQIADEVA
- a CDS encoding response regulator transcription factor, whose product is MTIAADDAAQAPPAADPAQVTVVVVDDNAVIRMGLRSLIGASERMRVVGEASDGDEAIRVVRETQPDVTLLDVRMPRRDGVQVTAEIRAWTKVLMLTYSEAPEVVRAAVEAGASGYLVHGQFAAHELERAVLSVAEGSLVLSEPAAAALRAAWAIPAAPPVARHAILGLSERETEIMEHIAAGSGNQAIAAACFLSEKTVKNHINHIFAKLGVRTRAEAVSLWLGGS